AATGTGATTTCTGTAATTCAGCCGAATATGAATCACGAATTGTTTGAGCCAAAAACAGATGACTTGATAAAACTTGAAAAATCTAAATTATTTTTTACATATGATGCTTTAAATTTTGAAGAAAAAATTACAAGTACGATTAATGATAAAAATAAGGTTTTGAATGTTTTAAATGGAATTGATCCACATTTGTTTTTGGAAGATCATGATCACGACGAACATGGTGGACATCATCACGATGAGCATGAACATAATGGGAAGTTTGATCCGCATGTTTGGTTTTCACTAGAGATGATGCCGAAAGTTGCAGAAAATATAAAAAATAAATTGGTTGAAACTTATCCGAATCAAAAAGACAAATTTGAGAAAAATTATAATGATTTTATAAAAGAATTGGATGGATTTAAAAAAGAAATTTCAGAAAAAATGTCTAAAAAAACAAAAAAAGAATTTATGATTTACCATCCAGCTTTGGAATATTTCTTGAAAGGGACTGGAATTGAAGAAGAAGCGATTGAATCTGAAGGTAAAGAACCATCAGCTAAGCAAATTCAAGAGATAATAAGTGAAGCAAAAGAACATGGAATTTCAACTATTTTAGTGCAACCTCAATTTCCAAAACAAAGTATTGACATTATTGCAAAAGAAATTCCAAATGCAAAAATTGTAACATTTAATACAGATGAAGAAAATGTTTTTGAAAATTTAAGAAAATTTGTGGATAGTTTACAATAATTGTTTTTGTGTAATGAATAAACAGAGTTACAAAATTAAGGGGAAAAGATGCAGAATAATAAGCAAAATAACAAAAAGTTAATATCAGTAAAAAATTTGAATTTTAATTATGGAAAAGATGCTATTTTGAGCGATGTTTCGCTAGATATTTATAAAGGGAAAAATGTTGCGATAATTGGGAGAAATGGTGGCGGAAAGTCAACTTTGGTAAAACTGATGCTTGGTTTTTTGAAGAAAAAATCTGGAGAAATAAATTATTATGTTGACAAGAATAAAATTGGATATTTGCCACAAATTAGAGAATTTGATACTTCTTTTCCGATTAATATTTTTGATTTAGTGATTTCAGGACTTACAAAAAAGTCGAATTTATTTAAAAAATTTAGTGCAGAAGATAGAAAAAAGACAAATGATTTGCTTGTTGAATTTGGGATTGAAAAATTAAAAGATAAGTTAATTAGTGAAGTATCTGGAGGTCAGTTGCAAAGGGCCTTGATTGCGAGAGCTTTGATATCGTCGCCAGAGATTTTGTTTTTAGATGAGCCTGAATCTTTTTTGGATAAAAAATTTGAGTTTGAGTTGTATGAGAAAATAAAACAATTATCGGATTCTACGATTGTTGTAATTTCGCATGAACTGGATAAATTGTGCTGTTATATCGATTCGATTTTTATTGTGGAAGAAGAAATTCGTATTTTTGAAGATAAAAATGAATTTTTCAAGAGTGAATTTGCTCACAGGCATGTTCATAATCATAAAATTTAGATTTTTAGCTAACGATTATTAAAAATATAAATTTTTCAAAAATAGTAAGAATACAGTAAAATTAATAAGTCATAAAAATATTAATATTTTTACAAAAAAGGAAATGCATAAAGAATGGGAGAAAAATGGAATTTTTAGAAATTTTTAACTATGCTTTCATGAGAAATGCTCTTATTGTAGGGATTTTATCAAGCATTTGTTGTGGAATAATAGGAACTTACATAGTAAACAAAAAAATGGTGTTCATATCGTCGAGTATCAGTCACGCTTCATATGGTGGAATCGGAATTGGAGTATATTTAATATATTTTTTCAAATTGCCACTAAATGATCCATTGATTTTTGGATTAATATTTTCAATATTATCGGGAGTATTGATACTTATACTAAAAGATTTTTTTGGTGTAAATGGTGATTTAGGAATTGGAATAATGATGTCATTTGGAATGGCGATTGGAATTATATTTTCTTTTATGACGCCAGGCTATCAAGCAGATATGTCAACTTATCTTTTTGGAAATATTTTGTTGTCAAATAGCACAAATATAATTTCGCTATTAATTTTAGACATTATTACAACTATATTTTTCGTAATTTTCTACAAAGCAATAGTTTATTCAAGTTTTGATGAAAATTTTTATAAATTATATGGCGTACCAGTCAAGTTTGTAAATTATTTTATGATTATAATAATTTCATCAGCGATTATTATAAATATAAAAACAATTGGAATTATTCTAATAATCTCAATTTTAACAATACCACAAGCAACAGCGGCAATTATCGCAAGAAAATACAGTGTAATAATATATTTGTCAATATTATTCTCATTTTTAGGAATATTATTCGGATTATTATTCTCATATATTTTCAATATTCCATCAGGACCAGCTATAATAGTGGCTTTGATTGTTATAATGTTAATTGTGAAAATGGGAGATTTTGTGAAAAAGAAAATAGGATAAATTCAGTAAATTAAATTAATTTTTAAATTAAAAATATTATAATTATAGATTATTATTAAATTTAAAGATAAAAAAATAAAGCACTGAGAAAAAAATTTCTTGGTGCTTTTTATAATTATTTTTATTTTTTAAAATATATATTCGAATCAATTTGAAATTAAACTAATGAAATGGTAAAAATTTAGGTTTTAAGTAAATAGCCATAGCTTTTAAGTTTGGTTTTAATATACAATTTTTTAAAAAAGTTTATTTAGTCATTAATCAAATAAACATTGATTTTATTTGATTTTTCAAATATAATATAGGAAACAAAAAGAGAAAGAAGTGATAATGATGAATTCACAAGAATTAAATAAATTTATAAAAGAAAATGTTGATAAAATTTATGATGAAATGGTGAAAATTAGAAGAACTATACATATGAATCCTGAACTGGGGGACGAAGAATTTGAAACGAGTAAACTAATTAAAGAATTTTTGGCAAAAAATAATATTGAATTTTTTGAGATTATAAATACTGGCGTGGTTGCGACAATTTATAATGATGATGAGAAAAATGGTAAAAATCATACTGTTGCGACTAGGGCGGATATTGATGCGTTGCCAATTTTTGAGGAAAATGATGTGGAGTATAAGTCGAAAAATCTTGGAAAAATGCACGCTTGTGGGCATGATACCCATACAACTATTCAATTGGGAGTTGCGAAAGTTTTGGCGGAAAATAAGGATAAATGGAATGGAACTGTGAGATTTTTCTTTCAACCTGCAGAGGAAACCGATGGTGGTGCTGATAGAATGATAAAAGGTGGTGCTTTGAAATTTGAAAAAAGATCTGCTGGGAATAGTGATTTTGAGGATAAAGAGAAAAATAGTAAAGGTTCTGATAGAAAAATTGATGCGTTTTTTGCACTTCATATGGCACCTGAAATTCCAACTGGGAAAATTGGAGTGAAAGTTGGAAAGGCTCATGCTTGTTCAGCACAATTGAAAGCTACTATTCATGGAGTTTCAGCTCATGCGGCATTACCACATAAAGGGGTTGATGCGATATTGATTGGAGCAAAAGTTTTAGAATTTTTTCAGTCAATTGTGAGTAGAAGAATTGATCCTAGAGAAGGTGCGGTTATTACGATTGGATCATTTAAAGGTGGAGAAACAAATAACATTGTTTGTGACAAAGTTGAGATGCTTGGAACAATTAGAACTCTTTCAAATGAGACTAGACTTTTTATAAAAGAGACAATTGAGAGGGATTTACCAATTTTTGTGGAAAGTCTTGGAGGAAAAGCTGAAGTTAGTATAAGACTCGGTTACGCACCTGTAATAAATAATGAGGAAATGACAGATTTTGTTGCTGAAAATATTGTTGATTTGTTTGGGAAAGATGCACTTGAAACAATTAAAGAAGCTAGAATGGATGTTGAAGATGTAAGTTATTTCTTGAATGAAATTCCAGGATGTTTTTTCAGATTAGGAACAAGAAATGAAGCGAAAAATATGGTTTACGATTTGCATCATCCAAAATTTAATGTAGATGAAGAAGCAATAAAATATGGAATTGGATTGCAATTAAAAAATATTTTAGAATATTTGAAAAAATAGCAAGAAATTTTAAAGTAACTATTTTGGAATTGAAGAAATGATTTATAAAATTAGGAGAAAAATTAGGGAATGATAAATAAATTTGAAATTGGGCAAAAAGTAGAAATTGAGATTGAAAAAATTGTGTTTGGTGGCGAAGGAATAGGGAGAGTTGATGGTTTTGCGATTTTTGTGCCGATGAGTGTGCCTGGAGATAGACTTGAAATTGAGATAATTTCTTTGAAAAAAACTTACGGGAGAGGACTTATTACACGGATTATTGAGCCTTCGAAGGACAGGGTTGAAGATTTATTGAAAGTTAGTTTTGAAGATTTTGACGGATGTGATTTTGGAATGCTTAAATATGAGAAGCAGCTAGAGTATAAAAATGAGATGTTGAAAGAGGTCTTGACAAAAATTGGTGGGATAAATCTTGAAGAAGTTATTTTGGAAAACATAATTGCGAGTGAACATAAAAAAAATTATCGGAATAAGACAGCAGAGCCGATTTATAAAAAAAATGGAAAAATTATGACAGGATTTTATTCGAGAAGATCTCATGATGTTTTTACAGCGAAGGAAAATCTGTTGCGTTCAGAAATTGCTGATAAAATAATAAATAAATTTTTGGAAGAAATAAATAGCTTTAATGGAACGAAAAATGAATTTAAAGTTTACAATGAAGTCAATAATAGCGGATTTTTGAAGCATATAATGGTTAGAAATAACGAAAAAAACGATGTTATGATTGTTGTTGTTGTGAATAAAACTTCGCAATATAAAAATTTAGTTAAAGTTCTAGAAAAAATGTATGAAGAAAACGAAGAAGTAAAATCAGTTTATATTTCAGTAAAAAAAGAGCAGAATAATGTGATTTTAGGTGATGAAAGTAGACATATTTTTGGTGAAAGTTATTTGGAAGAGGAAATTGAAGGAATAAAATTTAAGATTTATCCAGATTCATTTTTTCAAATTAATAAAAGACAGGCGATAAAATTGTACGACAAAGCGATTGAATATTTTGGAGAAAATAAAAAAGGAACCGTGATTGATGCGTTTTCTGGGACTGGGACAATTGCGATGATACTTTCTAAAGATGTGGAAAAAGTAATTGGTATTGAAAGTGTTGAAAGTTCGGTTGTTGCAGGGAATATGACTATTGAAGAAAATGGGTTGAAGCATGTGAGTTTATTAAATGGAAAAGTTGAAAAAGTTTTACCAGAAATTTTGAAAAAAGAGAAAATTAGTGGAATAATTTTTGACCCGCCTAGAAGAGGAATTGATGAAAAAGCACTTAGAAGCGTTGTGAAAAATAAAATTGAAAAAATTGTTTATATTTCTTGTAATCCAGCAACTTTTGCTAGAGATAGTAAATTTTTGATTGAAAAAGGGTATAAATTGGAAAAAATTACTGCGGTGGATATGTTTCCTCAAACGGCGCATATTGAGACGGTAGCACTATTGTCCAAACTCGATGTCGATAAGCATATAGATGATGAAAAAGCAAATTGGTTTTGAGGAGGTAAAATATTGATAGAAAGTAGACCTGAGTTTGATAAAATTACATCGTT
This genomic stretch from Leptotrichia sp. oral taxon 218 harbors:
- a CDS encoding metal ABC transporter solute-binding protein, Zn/Mn family, which translates into the protein MKKIFVALVLSLIVVSCGNKTENGKENLKNANFSKNQNKETLVASVPPLKWVVQRIAGNEYNVISVIQPNMNHELFEPKTDDLIKLEKSKLFFTYDALNFEEKITSTINDKNKVLNVLNGIDPHLFLEDHDHDEHGGHHHDEHEHNGKFDPHVWFSLEMMPKVAENIKNKLVETYPNQKDKFEKNYNDFIKELDGFKKEISEKMSKKTKKEFMIYHPALEYFLKGTGIEEEAIESEGKEPSAKQIQEIISEAKEHGISTILVQPQFPKQSIDIIAKEIPNAKIVTFNTDEENVFENLRKFVDSLQ
- a CDS encoding M20 family metallopeptidase, producing MNSQELNKFIKENVDKIYDEMVKIRRTIHMNPELGDEEFETSKLIKEFLAKNNIEFFEIINTGVVATIYNDDEKNGKNHTVATRADIDALPIFEENDVEYKSKNLGKMHACGHDTHTTIQLGVAKVLAENKDKWNGTVRFFFQPAEETDGGADRMIKGGALKFEKRSAGNSDFEDKEKNSKGSDRKIDAFFALHMAPEIPTGKIGVKVGKAHACSAQLKATIHGVSAHAALPHKGVDAILIGAKVLEFFQSIVSRRIDPREGAVITIGSFKGGETNNIVCDKVEMLGTIRTLSNETRLFIKETIERDLPIFVESLGGKAEVSIRLGYAPVINNEEMTDFVAENIVDLFGKDALETIKEARMDVEDVSYFLNEIPGCFFRLGTRNEAKNMVYDLHHPKFNVDEEAIKYGIGLQLKNILEYLKK
- a CDS encoding metal ABC transporter ATP-binding protein, with protein sequence MQNNKQNNKKLISVKNLNFNYGKDAILSDVSLDIYKGKNVAIIGRNGGGKSTLVKLMLGFLKKKSGEINYYVDKNKIGYLPQIREFDTSFPINIFDLVISGLTKKSNLFKKFSAEDRKKTNDLLVEFGIEKLKDKLISEVSGGQLQRALIARALISSPEILFLDEPESFLDKKFEFELYEKIKQLSDSTIVVISHELDKLCCYIDSIFIVEEEIRIFEDKNEFFKSEFAHRHVHNHKI
- the rlmD gene encoding 23S rRNA (uracil(1939)-C(5))-methyltransferase RlmD, with product MINKFEIGQKVEIEIEKIVFGGEGIGRVDGFAIFVPMSVPGDRLEIEIISLKKTYGRGLITRIIEPSKDRVEDLLKVSFEDFDGCDFGMLKYEKQLEYKNEMLKEVLTKIGGINLEEVILENIIASEHKKNYRNKTAEPIYKKNGKIMTGFYSRRSHDVFTAKENLLRSEIADKIINKFLEEINSFNGTKNEFKVYNEVNNSGFLKHIMVRNNEKNDVMIVVVVNKTSQYKNLVKVLEKMYEENEEVKSVYISVKKEQNNVILGDESRHIFGESYLEEEIEGIKFKIYPDSFFQINKRQAIKLYDKAIEYFGENKKGTVIDAFSGTGTIAMILSKDVEKVIGIESVESSVVAGNMTIEENGLKHVSLLNGKVEKVLPEILKKEKISGIIFDPPRRGIDEKALRSVVKNKIEKIVYISCNPATFARDSKFLIEKGYKLEKITAVDMFPQTAHIETVALLSKLDVDKHIDDEKANWF
- a CDS encoding metal ABC transporter permease, producing MEFLEIFNYAFMRNALIVGILSSICCGIIGTYIVNKKMVFISSSISHASYGGIGIGVYLIYFFKLPLNDPLIFGLIFSILSGVLILILKDFFGVNGDLGIGIMMSFGMAIGIIFSFMTPGYQADMSTYLFGNILLSNSTNIISLLILDIITTIFFVIFYKAIVYSSFDENFYKLYGVPVKFVNYFMIIIISSAIIINIKTIGIILIISILTIPQATAAIIARKYSVIIYLSILFSFLGILFGLLFSYIFNIPSGPAIIVALIVIMLIVKMGDFVKKKIG